In one Achromobacter spanius genomic region, the following are encoded:
- a CDS encoding EAL domain-containing response regulator — MLSVYKVLVLDDHAFQCAQIRGLFLEAGFGHVDMANSAHEALEMVRLHSYQLVLMDLNMPGMDGVQFIHELARLQCNPMLAITTACSRRIMNSVSLMAKEKGLSVIAAHTKPVTREHALALARRLRNERLDGALAPTLPLPSTPLFDRRTLEKALSTGRIQAWFQPKKALATGNIVGAEALARWHHLEFGFMLPASFLGAVRHHGLDHALLIRMLDDALAAYLDWRRLGFRMPVSVNLPTRLLDQPDLPDQLYNLVAQRGVPFEDVTFELLEDETTSVPGHYYMGASRLRLKGFGLAQDDFGKGYNSMYTLISTPFTELKIDRAFVSGAAEDEVRAAALLSSVQLGRQLGLQVTAEGVENTKDLEFLRKIGCDFAQGFLISAAVNAHDFTDLLADEPRPYATHPL; from the coding sequence ATGCTTTCCGTGTACAAGGTCTTGGTCCTTGACGACCATGCGTTTCAATGCGCGCAAATACGCGGCCTGTTCCTGGAGGCGGGCTTTGGGCACGTCGACATGGCGAATTCGGCGCATGAGGCACTGGAGATGGTTCGCCTGCATTCTTACCAGTTGGTGTTGATGGACCTCAACATGCCTGGCATGGACGGCGTGCAGTTCATCCACGAACTGGCCCGGCTGCAATGCAACCCGATGCTGGCGATCACCACGGCGTGCTCGCGCCGCATCATGAACAGCGTCAGCCTCATGGCCAAGGAAAAGGGGCTGTCGGTGATCGCGGCCCATACCAAGCCGGTTACGCGCGAACACGCTCTGGCGCTGGCCCGGCGGTTGCGCAACGAACGTCTGGATGGCGCGTTGGCGCCCACGCTGCCTTTGCCGTCCACGCCCCTGTTTGACCGTCGCACACTTGAAAAAGCGCTGTCGACCGGCCGGATCCAGGCGTGGTTCCAGCCCAAAAAGGCATTGGCGACGGGCAATATCGTCGGGGCGGAAGCGCTTGCGCGCTGGCATCACCTTGAATTCGGCTTCATGCTGCCGGCCTCGTTCCTGGGTGCGGTACGCCATCATGGGCTGGACCACGCCCTGCTCATCCGGATGCTGGACGACGCCCTGGCCGCCTATCTTGATTGGCGCCGCCTGGGGTTCAGAATGCCGGTGTCGGTCAATCTGCCCACCCGCCTGCTGGATCAACCTGACTTGCCCGACCAGCTTTACAATCTGGTCGCGCAGCGCGGTGTGCCCTTCGAAGATGTCACTTTCGAACTGCTTGAAGACGAAACCACCTCGGTGCCCGGGCACTACTATATGGGCGCAAGCCGCTTGCGCTTGAAAGGCTTCGGTCTGGCGCAGGACGATTTCGGCAAAGGATACAACTCGATGTATACCCTGATCTCCACGCCGTTCACCGAGCTCAAGATCGATCGCGCCTTTGTCAGCGGCGCCGCGGAAGACGAAGTGCGCGCCGCGGCCTTGTTATCCTCGGTACAGTTGGGTCGCCAATTGGGGCTGCAAGTCACCGCCGAAGGGGTGGAAAACACGAAAGACCTGGAGTTTTTGCGCAAGATCGGCTGTGATTTCGCCCAAGGCTTCCTGATATCCGCCGCCGTCAACGCCCATGACTTCACCGATTTGCTGGCTGACGAGCCCCGCCCCTACGCCACCCACCCGCTATAG
- a CDS encoding hybrid sensor histidine kinase/response regulator translates to MQETPFSRIARTSRRLNIALFGILPVALIMIGALLWGAQRIIKQEEDRLLMDFAVLVGYIHEQEGFLLQFRKENQRLDGRAPIEDTKLSTPLDSTRPGLRIYRGQHALVAMPFSLFCNYPSECPVANSPVSAAAGYFADFYSTYWANSYFPAAAAFLINKTDSLGIAVPAINVKPGYGEPLSEDTLLLVNDAVRARLASATTDDAASDGQIQWISPGGLPDRMMGLLHAGFSGTAWTNRGGGKPDVYVATLLSRARINIYDRALPSIQYDGFWLTHRDIGLMLGEGPLPAAGHSGLSATRDGLILQVSDPSSIWTAYYRVSYRNFFEDNLWLPITAALLLLLSLAGGIGYQRWYTRRVIEPAQNAHRDIAESEEFNRTLIQTAPIALCVLARANGDVLFANSLALEWLGAATGQGLRDSPAARPLLDQVLTASAPGTIETFHADDGRPLYVAYSPTRYKKQDVVLCAFADISARAEIERALAQAKRDADKASEAKSTFLATMSHEIRTPLYGVLGTLELMGMTELNAEQRQHLERIQNSSVILLQLISDILDITKIESGQLALDSSPFRPRELVESCARSFAALARQKGLLLFACVDGSVAPWVTGDAVRIRQILSNLLSNAIKFTESGHVIVRLHGADRADGTQVLALQVVDTGIGIDKEDQAQLFSPFYQIDSASHTVRGAGIGLSICARLARLMDSHIRVTSELGLGSSFSLELALLPADGPPVDEPDLHGIRIYVRSPHRELTDNVCQWLTRWGADAQRAPAPLGRGEPDDVLLDILGPTDAAPANWTGHFLSAGDPRESAAGAPDQVDGHDLDSIGFGISRLLRGDPPVPAAPAANPLMDPLDLRVLVAEDNPINQATLRHQLEQLGCTVTVAGNGADALSMWNMATYDVLLTDVNMPKMNGYELTGELRSRGYAQPIIGVTANAMRDEEARCMAAGMNSWLVKPIELSALRRHLGGITRVRADAIVASDVPEEPEEPKVPDVPEESLNQDNLPVPAHAAPEPLVPEKYRRLFLDTMDADLANLDQAITRRDVTSALQTMHRMRGALVMVKMTTLSSDFQAIESKLRRDGGDDEGFQEVTRLTHELRILLAQV, encoded by the coding sequence ATGCAGGAAACGCCGTTTAGCAGGATTGCACGTACCTCGCGCCGGCTGAATATCGCGCTGTTCGGCATTCTGCCCGTCGCGCTCATCATGATCGGCGCTCTGCTATGGGGCGCCCAGCGCATCATCAAGCAGGAAGAAGACCGCCTGTTGATGGACTTCGCCGTTCTTGTTGGATACATCCACGAGCAAGAAGGCTTTCTGCTGCAATTCCGCAAAGAGAACCAGCGCCTGGACGGCCGCGCCCCCATCGAAGACACCAAACTATCGACGCCGCTGGACTCGACCCGGCCGGGCCTGCGCATCTATCGCGGGCAACACGCGCTGGTGGCCATGCCGTTCTCGCTGTTCTGCAATTACCCGTCGGAATGCCCCGTGGCCAATAGCCCGGTATCGGCCGCGGCGGGCTACTTTGCGGATTTCTACAGCACCTACTGGGCGAATTCGTACTTTCCCGCGGCCGCCGCGTTCCTGATCAACAAGACCGACAGCCTGGGTATTGCGGTGCCGGCCATCAACGTCAAACCGGGCTATGGCGAGCCGCTCAGTGAAGACACCCTGCTGTTGGTCAATGACGCCGTGCGTGCGCGGCTGGCCTCGGCAACAACCGACGACGCCGCATCGGACGGGCAGATACAGTGGATCTCTCCGGGCGGCTTGCCGGATCGCATGATGGGGCTGCTGCACGCCGGCTTTTCCGGCACGGCCTGGACCAATCGCGGCGGCGGCAAGCCCGACGTCTACGTCGCCACGCTGCTTAGCCGCGCGCGTATCAACATCTATGATCGCGCCCTGCCCTCGATCCAATACGACGGCTTTTGGCTGACGCATCGGGACATCGGCCTGATGCTCGGTGAAGGGCCGCTGCCCGCCGCCGGCCACAGCGGCCTGAGCGCCACGCGCGACGGCCTGATCCTGCAGGTGTCGGACCCGTCCAGCATCTGGACCGCGTACTACCGCGTCAGCTATCGCAATTTTTTCGAAGACAACCTCTGGCTGCCGATCACCGCCGCGCTGCTGTTGCTGCTTAGCCTTGCCGGCGGCATCGGCTACCAGCGCTGGTACACCCGCCGCGTGATCGAGCCGGCGCAAAATGCCCACCGCGACATCGCCGAAAGCGAAGAATTCAACCGCACCCTGATCCAGACCGCGCCCATTGCGCTGTGCGTGCTGGCCCGCGCCAATGGTGACGTGCTGTTCGCCAACAGCCTGGCGCTGGAATGGCTGGGCGCGGCCACCGGGCAGGGCTTGCGCGACTCTCCCGCCGCCCGGCCGCTGCTGGACCAGGTGCTGACTGCCTCGGCGCCCGGCACCATTGAAACCTTCCACGCCGACGACGGCCGCCCCTTGTACGTGGCCTACTCGCCCACGCGCTACAAAAAGCAGGACGTGGTGCTGTGCGCGTTCGCGGACATCAGCGCGCGGGCCGAAATCGAACGTGCCCTGGCGCAGGCCAAACGCGATGCCGACAAGGCCAGCGAAGCGAAGTCCACCTTTCTGGCCACCATGAGCCACGAGATCCGCACGCCGCTGTACGGCGTACTGGGCACGCTGGAGCTCATGGGCATGACCGAACTGAACGCCGAGCAGCGCCAGCATCTGGAGCGCATCCAGAATTCGTCGGTGATCCTGCTGCAACTGATCAGCGACATCCTGGACATCACCAAGATCGAATCCGGGCAACTGGCGCTGGACTCCAGCCCGTTCCGGCCGCGTGAACTGGTGGAAAGCTGTGCGCGCTCGTTCGCCGCGCTGGCCAGGCAAAAAGGCCTGCTGCTCTTTGCCTGCGTCGACGGCTCGGTAGCACCCTGGGTCACGGGCGATGCCGTGCGCATCCGGCAGATTCTCAGCAACCTGCTCAGCAACGCCATCAAGTTCACCGAGTCTGGCCATGTCATCGTGCGCCTGCATGGCGCGGACCGGGCCGACGGCACGCAGGTGCTGGCCCTCCAGGTGGTGGATACCGGCATAGGCATCGACAAGGAAGACCAGGCCCAGCTTTTCAGCCCCTTCTACCAGATCGACAGCGCCAGCCATACCGTGCGCGGCGCGGGCATCGGCCTGTCAATCTGCGCGCGCCTGGCCAGGCTGATGGATAGCCACATCCGCGTCACCAGCGAACTGGGGCTGGGCAGCAGCTTTTCGCTGGAACTGGCCTTGCTGCCAGCCGACGGCCCCCCCGTGGACGAGCCCGACCTGCACGGCATCCGCATCTACGTGCGCAGCCCGCACCGCGAACTGACTGACAACGTTTGCCAGTGGCTGACCCGTTGGGGCGCCGACGCCCAGCGCGCGCCCGCCCCGCTGGGCCGCGGCGAACCCGACGACGTATTGCTGGACATCCTGGGTCCCACTGACGCCGCGCCCGCCAATTGGACGGGCCACTTCCTGTCGGCGGGCGATCCGCGCGAGTCAGCCGCCGGGGCGCCGGATCAAGTGGACGGACATGACCTGGACAGCATCGGGTTCGGCATTTCGCGCCTGCTGCGCGGCGACCCGCCCGTGCCTGCCGCCCCCGCCGCCAACCCCCTCATGGATCCGCTGGACCTGCGCGTGCTGGTGGCCGAGGACAACCCCATCAACCAGGCCACGCTGCGCCACCAACTGGAACAACTGGGCTGCACCGTCACGGTGGCCGGCAACGGCGCGGATGCGCTGTCGATGTGGAACATGGCCACCTATGACGTGCTGCTGACCGACGTCAACATGCCCAAGATGAACGGCTACGAACTCACGGGTGAACTGCGCTCGCGCGGCTACGCCCAACCCATCATCGGCGTGACCGCCAACGCCATGCGCGACGAAGAAGCCCGTTGCATGGCCGCGGGCATGAATTCCTGGCTGGTCAAGCCGATTGAACTGAGCGCCTTGCGCCGCCACCTGGGCGGTATCACGCGAGTGCGTGCCGACGCGATTGTGGCGTCCGATGTGCCGGAAGAGCCGGAAGAGCCAAAGGTGCCCGATGTGCCCGAAGAGTCACTCAACCAGGACAACTTGCCTGTCCCCGCCCACGCGGCGCCCGAGCCGCTGGTGCCCGAGAAGTACCGCCGTCTGTTCCTGGACACCATGGACGCCGACCTGGCGAATCTTGACCAGGCGATCACCCGCCGGGACGTAACGTCCGCGCTGCAAACCATGCACCGGATGCGAGGCGCCCTGGTGATGGTCAAAATGACAACCTTGTCATCCGACTTTCAGGCGATCGAGTCCAAACTCAGGCGCGACGGCGGAGACGATGAGGGCTTTCAAGAAGTGACCAGACTGACCCATGAGCTCAGGATCCTGCTGGCTCAAGTTTGA
- a CDS encoding bifunctional helix-turn-helix transcriptional regulator/GNAT family N-acetyltransferase, protein MDLIDFPSQSREQTIRDLREFSRKLVRELGFMRTSLAGSELAPSAVHAIIEVGLQPGIQARDLAVILRLDKSNTSRQLAKLESAGLVAREADPEDARSSRLTLTEAGLALRDRIDQFATDQVSHALRRMTPDDQQSLIRFMSLYADALSRENPNLTPSTAAISEQIIEGYVPGCIGDIAGLHARYYAQVSGFGVYFERKVATELAAFAEALPEHGKGMWLYAENGRTLASIVIDGDPAIGQAHLRWFIVDESLRGLGVGRHLLARALAFADTHYRDTYLWTFKGLDAARHLYEDAGFVLTDESEGRQWGSVVVEQRFLRRRP, encoded by the coding sequence ATGGACCTGATCGACTTTCCCTCCCAATCCCGTGAACAGACCATTCGCGATCTGCGGGAGTTTTCTCGCAAGCTCGTACGTGAATTGGGCTTCATGCGGACCTCTTTGGCCGGCAGCGAACTGGCGCCGTCCGCCGTCCACGCCATTATTGAAGTGGGCCTGCAACCGGGCATCCAGGCGCGCGACCTGGCCGTGATCTTGCGCCTGGACAAATCCAACACCAGCCGCCAGTTGGCCAAGCTGGAATCCGCCGGCCTGGTCGCCCGCGAGGCGGATCCCGAAGACGCGCGGTCTTCGCGCCTGACCCTGACCGAGGCGGGGCTGGCATTGCGCGACCGCATCGACCAGTTCGCCACCGATCAGGTCTCGCATGCCTTGCGCCGAATGACGCCTGACGACCAGCAGTCCCTGATCCGCTTCATGTCGCTGTACGCCGACGCGCTCTCGCGCGAGAACCCCAACCTGACGCCTTCCACCGCCGCCATCAGCGAGCAGATCATCGAAGGCTATGTGCCCGGCTGCATCGGCGATATTGCCGGCCTGCACGCGCGTTACTACGCGCAGGTCTCGGGCTTTGGCGTGTACTTCGAACGCAAGGTCGCCACGGAACTGGCGGCCTTTGCCGAAGCGCTGCCGGAACACGGCAAGGGCATGTGGCTATATGCGGAGAATGGGCGCACGCTGGCATCCATCGTGATCGATGGCGATCCCGCCATCGGCCAGGCGCATCTGCGCTGGTTCATCGTGGACGAGTCGTTGCGTGGCCTGGGCGTGGGCCGCCACCTGCTCGCGCGCGCGCTGGCGTTCGCGGACACGCACTACCGCGACACGTACCTGTGGACTTTCAAGGGGCTGGACGCCGCGCGCCATCTGTACGAAGACGCGGGCTTTGTCCTGACGGACGAATCGGAAGGCCGGCAGTGGGGCAGCGTGGTGGTGGAACAGCGCTTCCTGCGCCGCCGGCCGTAG
- a CDS encoding response regulator has product MERLRIVLADDHPLVLAGMRDLLEKDLSVEVTALLASPTALVEHLTHDLPHVVITDYSMPGDETYGDGIRLVKFLTRRFPKTQVVVLTMVSNPMIISAMYDAGVAAVVLKRDNLAEIVTALHTLQAGRKYYPPGFQRDGTVDSRSKFIGERINSLSPKEFEVLRHFIRGESMMQVAETLKRSVKTVSGQKISAMRKLNVQNDQELVAFCVESEIFQ; this is encoded by the coding sequence ATGGAACGACTCCGAATAGTCCTTGCCGACGACCATCCGCTGGTCCTCGCGGGCATGCGCGACTTGCTGGAAAAAGATCTCAGCGTTGAAGTCACGGCGCTGCTGGCCAGTCCGACCGCCTTGGTCGAACATTTGACCCACGACCTGCCGCATGTCGTCATCACCGACTACTCCATGCCCGGCGATGAAACCTATGGCGACGGCATCCGCCTGGTGAAATTCCTGACGCGGCGCTTTCCGAAAACGCAGGTGGTGGTGCTGACCATGGTGTCCAACCCCATGATCATTTCCGCCATGTATGACGCGGGCGTGGCCGCCGTGGTGCTCAAGCGCGACAACCTGGCCGAAATCGTCACGGCCCTGCACACGCTGCAAGCCGGCCGCAAGTACTATCCGCCCGGGTTCCAGCGGGACGGCACGGTGGATTCGCGCAGCAAATTCATCGGCGAACGCATCAACAGCCTGTCGCCCAAGGAATTCGAGGTACTGCGTCACTTCATCCGTGGCGAATCCATGATGCAAGTGGCCGAGACGCTCAAGCGCAGCGTCAAGACGGTCAGCGGCCAGAAGATATCCGCCATGCGCAAGCTGAACGTGCAGAACGACCAGGAACTGGTGGCGTTCTGCGTGGAAAGCGAAATTTTTCAATAG
- a CDS encoding DUF1365 domain-containing protein — MTSVGLIELMRARVLHVRTRPVVHRFAYPVFCLRLRIDQAERYTGSASWLFGVNRRRPVAFHFSDHGARDGGDLMAWLRSRLDVAGVDFKVGAVWLQCFPRVFGHVFNPVSFWYVHDTDGQLRALVAEVNNTFGERHQYVLRAPDGGAIQDGQALHSDKAFHVSPFCQVTGRYRFRVKSVGGAHVASIDYFDDPEQAQPLLHTEIRGASVPLASGALLRALAAMPFMTLGVVFRIHWQALRLYLRKVPFHRKPPAPPTEVTVQRSQKVD, encoded by the coding sequence ATGACAAGCGTCGGCCTGATCGAACTGATGCGCGCGCGGGTGCTGCATGTGCGTACCCGACCGGTGGTGCACCGCTTCGCGTATCCGGTGTTTTGCCTGCGCCTGCGCATCGATCAGGCCGAGCGCTACACGGGCAGCGCGTCGTGGCTGTTCGGCGTCAATCGCCGCCGCCCCGTGGCATTTCATTTTTCGGATCATGGCGCCCGCGACGGCGGCGACCTCATGGCGTGGTTGCGCTCGCGGCTGGACGTGGCGGGCGTGGACTTCAAGGTGGGCGCGGTGTGGTTGCAGTGCTTTCCACGCGTATTCGGCCATGTCTTCAACCCCGTCAGCTTTTGGTACGTGCACGACACCGACGGCCAACTGCGCGCGCTGGTGGCCGAGGTCAACAACACCTTCGGCGAACGCCATCAGTACGTGCTGCGCGCGCCGGACGGTGGCGCCATCCAGGACGGCCAGGCGCTGCATAGCGACAAGGCGTTTCATGTGTCGCCGTTTTGCCAGGTGACGGGCCGCTACCGGTTTCGCGTCAAAAGCGTCGGCGGTGCGCATGTGGCCAGCATTGATTATTTTGACGACCCGGAACAGGCGCAGCCGCTGCTGCACACCGAGATTCGCGGCGCGAGCGTGCCGCTTGCCTCCGGCGCGCTGTTGCGCGCGTTGGCGGCCATGCCGTTCATGACGCTGGGCGTGGTGTTCCGCATCCACTGGCAGGCGCTGCGCCTGTATTTGCGCAAGGTGCCGTTTCACCGCAAACCGCCGGCGCCGCCTACCGAGGTGACGGTTCAGCGGTCCCAAAAAGTCGATTGA
- a CDS encoding pentapeptide repeat-containing protein: MTQDVFEAITGQEVDRQAMLALIDNAAGQALSFQDCDFQHADFSRLDLRGARFTACAIAGASFQGATLADTTWLRCRGGQANFASADASDATFQNCDLNNAKWHRARLAGAHLQGCKLTGSDFDGIACLGWTVEECLLVGALLRGVSFRKTNIMQLDFSDADLAGSDFRDTVFHGGSLRNANLKNVRFEGADLREVDLSGIDLTAAARLAGATISKTQAATLLAELRISVL, encoded by the coding sequence ATGACGCAAGACGTATTTGAAGCCATCACCGGCCAGGAAGTAGACCGCCAGGCCATGCTGGCCCTGATTGACAACGCGGCCGGCCAGGCGCTGTCGTTCCAGGACTGCGATTTCCAGCACGCCGATTTTTCTCGCCTGGATCTGCGCGGCGCGCGCTTCACGGCCTGCGCCATTGCGGGCGCCTCGTTCCAGGGCGCCACGCTGGCCGACACCACCTGGCTGCGCTGCCGGGGCGGCCAGGCCAACTTTGCATCGGCGGACGCCAGCGACGCCACCTTCCAGAACTGCGATTTGAACAACGCCAAGTGGCACCGTGCGCGGCTGGCCGGCGCCCACCTTCAAGGCTGCAAGCTGACTGGTTCCGACTTCGACGGCATCGCCTGCCTGGGCTGGACCGTCGAAGAATGCCTGCTGGTCGGCGCGCTGCTGCGCGGCGTGTCGTTTCGCAAAACCAACATCATGCAGTTGGACTTTTCAGACGCCGACCTGGCCGGCAGCGATTTCCGCGACACCGTCTTCCACGGTGGCAGCCTGCGCAACGCCAATTTGAAAAACGTGCGCTTTGAAGGCGCCGACCTGCGCGAAGTGGACTTGAGCGGCATCGACCTGACCGCCGCCGCGCGGCTGGCCGGCGCCACCATTTCCAAGACCCAGGCGGCCACCTTGCTGGCCGAACTGCGCATCAGCGTGCTCTGA